The Zingiber officinale cultivar Zhangliang chromosome 10A, Zo_v1.1, whole genome shotgun sequence genome contains a region encoding:
- the LOC122026671 gene encoding cationic peroxidase SPC4-like, whose translation MKRELLLFPNGFLFLLVLSSCIAFLPCPSQAYNYPPIVNGLSFSYYKSTCPQVELLVRSYLKEAFKKNIGLAAGLLRLHFHDCFVQGCDGSILLDGSAGGPSEKQAPPNLTLRPAAFNAINEIQAIVTKACGSVVSCSDIAALSARDSVSWSGGPDYLVPLGRRDGLTFATMATVLKFLPSPNSNVSFLIISRAGPGCLKALGKTISYAPILSFHQNLNNVFSRVVKN comes from the exons ATGAAGCGCGAGCTCTTGCTCTTTCCAAATGGCTTCCTGTTCCTGCTTGTGCTCTCATCCTGCATTGCCTTCCTGCCTTGTCCCTCTCAGGCTTACAACTACCCTCCCATAGTCAACGGCCTCTCCTTTTCCTACTACAAGTCAACCTGCCCCCAGGTAGAGCTCCTCGTCAGGAGCTACCTGAAAGAAGCTTTCAAGAAGAACATCGGCCTGGCAGCAGGCCTCCTCCGCCTCCACTTCCATGACTGCTTCGTTCAG GGTTGTGATGGATCAATACTGCTTGATGGGTCGGCCGGAGGGCCAAGTGAGAAGCAAGCGCCACCCAACTTGACCCTCCGACCAGCAGCCTTCAACGCCATCAATGAGATCCAAGCTATTGTAACCAAGGCTTGTGGGTCGGTTGTCTCGTGCTCGGACATTGCTGCTCTCTCTGCTCGTGATTCCGTCTCCTGG TCGGGTGGGCCCGACTACTTGGTTCCTCTCGGCCGGCGCGACGGCTTAACCTTCGCCACCATGGCCACCGTCCTCAAATTCCTGCCGTCCCCTAACTCCAACGTCTCCTTCCTGATCATCTCCAGAGCCGGTCCTGGTTGTTTAAAGGCCCTGGGCAAAACTATTAGTTATGCCCCAATTTTATCTTTCCACCAAAACTTAAACAATGTATTCAGCAGAGTGGTTaagaattaa